The Psychrobacter raelei genome contains the following window.
CCCCAAACAAGAGCTAATGGGCAAATATGACCTCAGTGACATCCAAGCCAATGCCATTTTAGACATTCGTCTACGTCAATTAGCACGCTTAGAGGAGATTGAACTTCGCTCTGAAAAAGACGCATTAGAGGCTGAGCGTGCCACGCTACAAGAGCTATTAGATAATCCTGAGAGCTTAACTCAGCTTATGATTGAAGAGCTTGAAGCGGATATGAAAGAGCATGGCAATGATCGCATGTCCTCTGTGGTTGAGCGTGAGGAGGCCACCGCATTAAAAGAGTCTGACTTGGTGCCAAGCGAGCCGATTACCGCCGTATTGTCTAAAGCAGGTTGGATTCGTGCTGCCAAAGGTCACGACGTTGATGCTAAAGGCATGAGCTACCGCTCAGGTGACAGTTATCAAGCGCATGTGCACAGCAAATCCAATGAGAAGATTTATATCATGGACAGTACCGGTCGCAGCTATAGTATAGAGGCGCATACCCTAGCCTCGGCGCGAGGTCAAGGTGACCCACTCACCAGCGTGTTAAAACCGCCTGCCGGTGCCAGCTTCGAGCAGCTGTTGGCCGGTGCTGATGATCAGCGCATTATCCTTGCCAGCTCACAAGGCTATGGCTTTATTAATACCCTAGGCAATCTTGAGACCAATCAAAAAGCGGGTAAAAATGTCATTAACTTTGATGCCGATGCTAAGCTGTTAACGGTTGCAACCATTGATAAAACAGACTCAGAGACGCCAGATGACGCACAGGCGTTAACTCAAAATCAAATCGCTGTGGTGACGTCAGCGGGCTATTTGCTTATCTTTGGGGTCGATGAACTGCCCGAGCAGCAGCGTGGCAAAGGCAATAAGCTGATTAACCTAAAGGCAGGCGAGGAAGTATTGGCCGTGATTGCTTTAAACAGCCATGACAGCTTAACCATCACCGCCGGCAAACGCCATGTGACACTAAAACCGATGGACTTGGCCAATTACACCAGCAAACGTGGCAACCGTGGCGGTCAATTACCGCGTGGTTTTCAGAATGTGACCCAAATCGAAGTGACTCAATAGCTTGTGACAGCAGCTATTTTATAAGGACATACCCCCTAACTAAGGACACAACCATGGTTTTTCAGACTTTATTTAACCGGGCATTTAGCGCTCACAGCGCATTAGCCGCTACGCCATTAATGCTAGTGACGCTGCTGGCCAGCACCCATGCTATGGCCTCAGAGGAGTACTGTAACGGCAAGTATGATCAGGCCTCAATGAATCAGTGTGCTCAAGCGGACTATAAAGACGAGGATGCTAAGCTTAATAGCGCCTATAAAACGTTAAGAAGTCTGCTTAACACTGAAGAAAAAGACCAACTAAAGCAAGTACAGCTGGCTTGGATTAGTTATAGAGACAAGGTTTGTGACTTCGAGAACAGAAACGAAAAAGGCGGCAGTATCTATCCTTTACTGACCTCTAGCTGCTTAAAAAAGCACACTGAAGTCCGGCGCAAACAGATAGAAGGTGAGATTAACTGGCTTCAAGAGACGCAGCACTGAGTCCAACTCAGAGGCGGCCTCTTATAAGCTTAAACCATTGGCGACCTAATGTGACCATGGTATAACCAAGATTGGCTTGGATTTAACTTTAATAAAAAAAGAGAGTCTACCTATGTGGTTTATTTCCTCTACGCCTTTGGCAGCTGATGCGCCCATCAAGGCGATGTCTCCTATCAAGCTGCTCAGCTATACCATGCTGGGCTTATTCAGCTTAAGCGGCTGCTCTTCTTCTGATGGGAGTAACGCTCAGCTAGACCAAGGCATAGAGGCCGTGACTGAGTTTTTTGAATCGGCATCTGCAAACAGTAGCAGTGACTCTGAGTTGGAAATAGCCACTAAGACCGAGCCAGAAGCTGAGCCTGCCAAGCAGTTGCAGCCGAATATCAGTCAGCAATTCATTGGCGATACGCCCTCTCAATTGCGCTTAGCCAAAGCCTTTGCGGAGCTGCCTTATAGCGTGGATAATCTGCCTGAAAAAGCTCAGAAAGTGAATGCTGCCCAGTGGACAGAAGATGCCATTTTAGATGAAAACTTAATCCTGAAAATACAAGCCTTGCTAAATTACAATCATCACTCAGTGGGCGCCGTCGATGGCCGCTTTGGTGAGAATGTGATTAAAGCACTAAAAGTATTTCAAGAAAAACAGGCCATGAAGCCCACCGGCCAATTAGACCCTGAAACTTGGGCCAAGCTCACCGAAGACCCAGCACTTATGTCTCAA
Protein-coding sequences here:
- a CDS encoding L,D-transpeptidase family protein gives rise to the protein MWFISSTPLAADAPIKAMSPIKLLSYTMLGLFSLSGCSSSDGSNAQLDQGIEAVTEFFESASANSSSDSELEIATKTEPEAEPAKQLQPNISQQFIGDTPSQLRLAKAFAELPYSVDNLPEKAQKVNAAQWTEDAILDENLILKIQALLNYNHHSVGAVDGRFGENVIKALKVFQEKQAMKPTGQLDPETWAKLTEDPALMSQPVLVNYTLTPEDVTLIKNPKGQQFTTVTEAVAEKFHMSQGLLWRLNPDTPLEAGNTIVVYNPYQPNEQEVHRVVAVKAKNLLYAYNDKDELVASYPTTMGSVYKPSPDGDYKVLSRIKDPSYNKDFKNPNTVLPPGPNNPVGRVWIGINKRSYGIHGSPNPEKISRQNSSGCVRLTNWDALGLYGTIEEGAKVEFL
- a CDS encoding lysozyme inhibitor LprI family protein produces the protein MVFQTLFNRAFSAHSALAATPLMLVTLLASTHAMASEEYCNGKYDQASMNQCAQADYKDEDAKLNSAYKTLRSLLNTEEKDQLKQVQLAWISYRDKVCDFENRNEKGGSIYPLLTSSCLKKHTEVRRKQIEGEINWLQETQH